The following is a genomic window from Aeromonas sp. FDAARGOS 1405.
CGCCAGTAGGGCTTTTGCCCCTCGCGCGCCCCGACACAGGACATGTTGAAGGGGTGAGCAAATGCCATCCCCTCCTCCACGATGCGGGGGATCACATCCATCCCGAAGTCGTGTTTGGAGTCCTGATTGTGAATATCCTCCTCCAGCAGTTGGTAGAGGTACTCCGCCTCGAAGATATAGATCCCCATGGAGGCCAGCGAGCGATCTTCGCAACCCGGCATGGCGGGCGGATTGGCCGGTTTTTCGACGAAGGCGCGGATCTTGCGCTGCTCGTCGATATCCATGATCCCGAAGGCGGATGCCTCGGCCCGCGGCACCTCGATACAAGCCACAGTCACCTTGGCACCGAGGCGCACATGGTCGAGCAGCATGGCTGCGTAATCCATCTTGTAGATGTGATCCCCCGCCAGCACCACCAGGTATTTGGGGCCGTAGTCACGGATGATATCGACGTTCTGATAGATGGCATCGGCGGTGCCGCGATACCAGTGCACCTCGTCCACCCGTTGCTGGGCAGGGAGCAGGTCGATGAATTCGTTCATCTGGTAACGCAGGAAGGACCAGCCCGATTGCAGGTGACGCAGCAGGCTGTGAGATTTGTATTGGGTGACTACACCAACGCGGCGGATCCCCGAGTTGATACAGTTGGAGAGCACAAAATCAATGATCCGGAATTTGCCACCGAAATGGACGGCAGGCTTGGCGCGGTTGTCAGTCAACTGCTTCAGGCGACTACCACGTCCACCCGCCAGCACCAGTGCCATACTCTGGTTCAATAATTGTCGTGCTTTGGCACTATTTTCGGGCTCTAACAACATGATTTACCTCTGCCTTGTTTGATCTATTTTCAACTCATCTTCGCCTGTTTCGGCACCTGTGAAAGTGGTTTCACTCACATTTAACCAATCTCAATTGACCCTTTTCACCGAGTTGCGAGGAATAGCATGCTTTGCTCCGCCAGCTTGGTTAAAATTCCCCCACAAAGCAGCCACTTCAAGGATGACAAGATGGTTCACAAGCTCGGACGTACCCTCTTTCTGATCGCCACCATAGTGACCATACCCCTGCTGCTCCTGCAAGCAGTTTGGTTAGCCCTGCAGAGCACACCGCTCACTTTGGCCATTATTCTGGCCACCACACTGCTTGGCATGATCCTTTTGTTGATGCTGGCCATCCGCACCATGGATGGCATGCTCCAGCATCAGGAGCTCACCTGGATCAAGGCGATCAGAGGGCGGGATCCCTCACAACTCGATGAGCCCGCCTCCCAGGAGGTGCTGCAACAGCTGCTGGAACAGTTCGAAAGCGCCGAGCAGAGCGCCCATCGCCAGCTGACCGAGCTCAGCAACCTGGCCACCACCGACGAGCTGACCCAGCTACTCAACCGCCACGCGTTTCGCCGCGACATGACCGAGTTGCTGCAGCGGGATCAGGACACCCAGACCGCGACCCTGGTGCTGATCCGTGCCACCGAGCTTGGCAAGATCAACGCCCAGCGCGGCTTTCAGTCTGGTGATGCCTATATCAAGGACATGGCCGCTCTCATCAAGCGGGTGGTAAGCCGCTTCCCGGGCAATCAGGTCTACCGCATCTCGGGGGCCGATTTTGCCGTGCTGGTGCAACCGGTGGCCAATATTCCCCCCCATCTGCTGGGGCAGGATTTGAAGGTGGCCTTCGATCACTATCAGGATCAGCACGAGCTGGAGAGCACCGGTTACTCGGGGCTGACCAAGCTCAGCAGCGGCCAGAAAATCGAATCCGTGCTGGCCAGAGCGGACCTGGCGCTGGCTCGCGCCCAGACCGAAACCATCAACGGCTGGGCCATCCAGCAGGATGACAGCGCCTCCGAGCTGCAAGGGCAACACCACTGGCGCGACGTGCTGACCGACGTGCTGGCACAGGAGCGACTCAGCTTTACCTACCAGCCGATCCAGCCCCTGCACCGCAGCATGCTGGCTTACAACGAGATCTACACCCGCTTCAGCGGCAATGACGGCACCGCCCTGCCCACCGACACCCTGTTTGCCATGGCACAGCGGCTGGATATGGTGATGCGGCTGGAGCAGCTGGTCATTACCCACATCATGCGCCAGTACCGGGCCTTTGGTGCCAACCAGAGTCGCTGGGGGATCAACCTCTCCCCCAACCTGCTGCAAAACAGCGCCTTCCTGATCTGGCTTGACCGCCAGCTGCTCAAAGATCCCAATACCAGCGCCAATCTGGTATTCGAACTGGATGAAGAGCATCTGGAACGCAACCTGACCGGTGCCAAGCGGGTATTTGAACTGCTGCGCCGCAACGGCAGTCGCTCGGCGATCGCCAATTTCGGCAAGGGGATCGGTTCCTTTACCCTGTTTCGCGAGCTCAAGCCCGACTACATCAAGCTGGACCCTGCCCTGATCACCGGGCTGGAGCAGGATCAGACCAACCAGCAGTTCGTGCGGATGATCGTCGATGTATCACATCGGATGGGGTGTCAGGTGATTGCAGAGGGGGTGGAACAACTTGGTCAGAAACAACTGCTGCAGGGGATGTACGTCGATGGCTTGCAGGGCTATCTGATCGCCCGGCCGCAACCGCTGCGACCGGATATCAGCCAGCTGGGGCTCTTTACTGAGGATGCTTCAGCTTCAACAGGGTCAGAATGATGTCATTGAGCTGGCGATAGCGCTCCAGCTCTTTCTGATCGTAACGGGTCGCCAGTGTGGTGGGGTTGTGGCGGTTCTTGAGGTAACGGTTGATTTGCAGGCGATTGAACCCCGCCACCTGATAGACCTGGCCAAGCAGGGTATTGAGTTCATCGTGCTCCAGACCTGCTCTGGCCAGATAGTCCCCATCGGCGGGACTCTCGGTCTGGTGACTCCACTTGCCAATGCGACCGCTCTCTTGCAGATAGCTGAGCCACTGCTCGATATAGAGCGGTTTGCACCCCGCCAACAGGTTGAAAAAGCCCACCGCATCGCAACGACAACCGCTCAGGAGCACGACAGCCAGCTGATCATCATCGCACTGGAAGGTCACTGGCCCGGCTTGCGCCCAATCCAGCGCCTGCACCCGAATGCTGGCCTTCTCACCCGCAGCTCCCGTTACGTCGAATACAAACATGGCGCTCCTCCCTTGGCAAAAGGTTGATGATGGACCATCCCCCTGACAGGTGCAAAGGCAAATCGGCTTTTAACTCATCAATCGGGCCATTCGACCATAAAAAAGACCGGCACCCTCACGGATGCCGGCCTTTGTCCCGATGGCCTGTGCGTTCAGGCCATCAATGGAGGCGCTTTCAGGCGTCCAGTTCAACCAGTGCCTTGGCCAGCTCGATGGGTTCGAGCTCCTGGCCTTCCAGGTCGGCGTTCCAGTTCGGGCCAACCAGTACATCATCTTCATCCAGATCGTTGATCCAGATATCGAGAAACTCTTCCAGATCGATCACTTCCGGCTCGTAATCGGCCCACTCGTCAACACAGTGCAGACGAGCGTCCTCTTCGGCAGACCAGAGCGGCATCACGTCGGCATCTTCAAATTCGGCTGAGCGGCAGACGACCCAGTCTTCCCCATAGCGCAGACCCCACACCTGACCCGACTCGCGGACTTGTTCGATAAACAGTTGGAAATTGGCGTCAAGGTTGTCGTTAAGCATGCTCATGGGATTCTCTCTTTCTTTCGGGTGCTGCGGTATTGTCGGGCGACAATACGATGGCCAAATGGTGTCGCAAAAGTGACATGGACTCAAGCATATTGGGGTTATTCCGGGAAAAAAGCCGAGATAACTCATATTTGCCTGCAAAAACGCCTCCCGATGGAGGCGTCTTGCAGATTCAGGAGATCAACGCTCCCAGTAAACCTCTTCCAGGCTGTCCTCTTTCTCCGGCAAACCGCGGGAGAGACGGGGACTGCTCTGGGCCAACACCTCGTAGCTGACGCGGTTGGCGTATTTGCACACCTGGGCCAGTGAGGAGTAAGTCAGGAACTCGGAGATGTGCTTGGCGGAGTTGGGCACATTCATCCGGTGATAGGAGTTGGCCACCATGTCGTGCAGCACGGCGGAAAGGGCGCCATCCCCTGCCCCGTTGGTGTTCTTGATCTTCTCCGGGCCACCCATATACGGGGAGATGTGGGAGTAGATACGGGCCGGTTTGCGGCACTTGGCACGGGCCATCGGGCGGCTGAACTCATACATGTTGAACTCGGGGATAACGCCCGGCAGCAGGGTATGAGTGGTCTCGCGCTTGTAGTCCTCGTCGGTGTAGCTCGCCATGTAGAGGCCGATGGGGCCAGCAGTACAGAGCACCATGTCGGCCCAGTCGAGCGCCTTGTCGGCCGCACCGAGCGGATCAGCGATACCGGTCAGGGCTTCACCTTCGTCTTCGTTCATCGCCAGCACGGTCACGTTCTCGGCAATGAAGTCGCGCCACCACTGGGGGTTTTCGTCGATGACGAAACGGGTGCCCAGGGTCAGCACCACGGGAATACCGGCCTCACGGGCATAACGCACCGCAGTCATGGCCGCCTCTTTCATCGGATCACCATCGTCACCGCGTACCAGATAGGCGGTGATCACCAGTGCAGACGCCCCTTTGATCACATCCTCCGGAATGTGCTGCACATCCAGCTGGTTCATCTTGCCGGCGTTGATGCCGAAGCTGCGCTCGCCGCACTCGGTGATGAAGGTGAAGCAACGGCCGATGGGGCCATCAACCGGCTGCAGATAGTCCAGATTGACGCGGGAAGAGGTGTTGCACAGATAACGGTAGGCGTAGCAACCGATGCGAATGTCCTGACTCATCACACCCAGCAGGATGGAGTGGGAGTCGGCCAGTACCGAGTAGTTATGTACCGTGTTGCCGATGGTGCCACCGGCAAACTCGCTCACCACCATGTTGTTGGCCTTGAGCTCGTCATAAATGCGTTCTGCCACGTCGTCATTGATGACGACGGAGTGCCCCTTGCTCAGACCATAACGGGTCAGAAAGTCTTCATCCACATGGGCTTCAATATCAACCAGGGTCTGATCAATCCCGACCACGTAGGCTTTGCCCAGCTCGGTTAACAGGGGATTTTGCGGAACCAGGGGATCGCGTCTGTCGACAGGGAAGTAGTGTTTGGACTTGCGCTGACCGGGAAATTTCATGGCAATGTTCTGTGCTCTGGGGGAAAGAGGGGCGGGATTTTAACACAATCCGCCGCCCCGAAAAGTCGCCCTGTTTAAATAATGGAGTCAGTATAGACAAGGCCCGCAAGGAAAAACGTTTGCCTTTTCACCATAAAAAACCACCCCGTCCGGGGTGGTTCAGTAGCATAAAAAAGCGCCTGTTTTCAGGCGGCCGCCATGCCCTGCAACAGAGCCAGCACCGAGAAGAGGCCGAGGGCGATCCAGAACAGCAAGGTGCCCAGAAAACGGGGCACATTGGGGGCTTTGGGGATCTGGATGCCGATGGCATGCAGGATGCGGCCAACCAGTAGCATGGCGCCACCCACATGCAGCCAAAGCGCACCGGCACCGGATAGCTCGCACAGCGCCATCAGCAGCAGGGTCAGCGGCACATACTCGGCAAAATTGCCGTGGGCCCGGATCGCCGCCAGCAGCTCGGGGGCTTCCCCCTGCCCTATCATCACCCCGAACTGGGCGCGGCGTTTGACAACCCAGAAGGAGAGCCCCAGAAACAGCAGTCCAAGCAGGCCTGCGTAGATCAGCGTGATATGTACCATGACTCGACTCCTTGTTTGACTGACTGCCGGTCACTCATGCCAATTCGCGGCAGATGAGCGAGACCATCATCCTGATGTGGGCCTGATCGCTGTTGAGGGCCGGAATATATTCAAACCGCTCGCCACCGGCCTCCATGAAGATCTCCCGATTCTGTACCTGAATTTCCTCAAGGGTTTCGAGGCAGTCGGCGGCAAAGGCAGGGCAAATCACATCGAGTCGCTTGACCCCGGCGGCCGGCAGGCCAGCAATGGTCACGTCTGTGTAGGGCTTGAGCCACTCCTCCTTGCCAAAGCGGGACTGGAAGCTGGCCGTCCACTGCCCGGCCTCCAGCCCGAGCGCCTCGGCCAGCAAGCTGGCGGTATGGCGACACTGGTGACCATAGGGGTCCCCTTCGTTCTCGTAGCGCTCGGGAATACCGTGGAACGACATCAGCAGGTGATCACCCTGACCGTGCTGCTCCCAGTGACGGCGCACGCTCATGGCCAGCGCCTGAATGTATTCGGGATGGGCGTGATAATCACGAATAAGCCGCACCACCGGCAGATTGCGTTCTCTCTTCATTGCCTTGCCCCAGGCATCGAAGACCGAGGCAGTGGTACTGACCGAATATTGCGGATAGAGCGGCAACAGGATCACCCGGTTGACCCCTTTGGCCTTGAGCGCCTGCCAGCCATCATTCACTGACGGGGAACCATAGGTCATCGCCAGCTCCACCGGCACCTC
Proteins encoded in this region:
- the glgC gene encoding glucose-1-phosphate adenylyltransferase, which produces MLLEPENSAKARQLLNQSMALVLAGGRGSRLKQLTDNRAKPAVHFGGKFRIIDFVLSNCINSGIRRVGVVTQYKSHSLLRHLQSGWSFLRYQMNEFIDLLPAQQRVDEVHWYRGTADAIYQNVDIIRDYGPKYLVVLAGDHIYKMDYAAMLLDHVRLGAKVTVACIEVPRAEASAFGIMDIDEQRKIRAFVEKPANPPAMPGCEDRSLASMGIYIFEAEYLYQLLEEDIHNQDSKHDFGMDVIPRIVEEGMAFAHPFNMSCVGAREGQKPYWRDVGTLDSFWEANMDLASVLPELDIYDQNWPIWTSQTLTPPAKFVQDRNGQHGMTINSMFSGGTIVSGSFVLNSVLFTNVRVHSFCTLDQAIIFPGVEIGAGCRLRRVVVDKGCVLPDGLVVGENADEDSRRFYRSEQGIVLVTKEMLDKLV
- a CDS encoding EAL domain-containing protein; the encoded protein is MVHKLGRTLFLIATIVTIPLLLLQAVWLALQSTPLTLAIILATTLLGMILLLMLAIRTMDGMLQHQELTWIKAIRGRDPSQLDEPASQEVLQQLLEQFESAEQSAHRQLTELSNLATTDELTQLLNRHAFRRDMTELLQRDQDTQTATLVLIRATELGKINAQRGFQSGDAYIKDMAALIKRVVSRFPGNQVYRISGADFAVLVQPVANIPPHLLGQDLKVAFDHYQDQHELESTGYSGLTKLSSGQKIESVLARADLALARAQTETINGWAIQQDDSASELQGQHHWRDVLTDVLAQERLSFTYQPIQPLHRSMLAYNEIYTRFSGNDGTALPTDTLFAMAQRLDMVMRLEQLVITHIMRQYRAFGANQSRWGINLSPNLLQNSAFLIWLDRQLLKDPNTSANLVFELDEEHLERNLTGAKRVFELLRRNGSRSAIANFGKGIGSFTLFRELKPDYIKLDPALITGLEQDQTNQQFVRMIVDVSHRMGCQVIAEGVEQLGQKQLLQGMYVDGLQGYLIARPQPLRPDISQLGLFTEDASASTGSE
- a CDS encoding DUF2750 domain-containing protein, which gives rise to MSMLNDNLDANFQLFIEQVRESGQVWGLRYGEDWVVCRSAEFEDADVMPLWSAEEDARLHCVDEWADYEPEVIDLEEFLDIWINDLDEDDVLVGPNWNADLEGQELEPIELAKALVELDA
- a CDS encoding inosine/guanosine kinase, producing the protein MKFPGQRKSKHYFPVDRRDPLVPQNPLLTELGKAYVVGIDQTLVDIEAHVDEDFLTRYGLSKGHSVVINDDVAERIYDELKANNMVVSEFAGGTIGNTVHNYSVLADSHSILLGVMSQDIRIGCYAYRYLCNTSSRVNLDYLQPVDGPIGRCFTFITECGERSFGINAGKMNQLDVQHIPEDVIKGASALVITAYLVRGDDGDPMKEAAMTAVRYAREAGIPVVLTLGTRFVIDENPQWWRDFIAENVTVLAMNEDEGEALTGIADPLGAADKALDWADMVLCTAGPIGLYMASYTDEDYKRETTHTLLPGVIPEFNMYEFSRPMARAKCRKPARIYSHISPYMGGPEKIKNTNGAGDGALSAVLHDMVANSYHRMNVPNSAKHISEFLTYSSLAQVCKYANRVSYEVLAQSSPRLSRGLPEKEDSLEEVYWER
- a CDS encoding MAPEG family protein, with the protein product MVHITLIYAGLLGLLFLGLSFWVVKRRAQFGVMIGQGEAPELLAAIRAHGNFAEYVPLTLLLMALCELSGAGALWLHVGGAMLLVGRILHAIGIQIPKAPNVPRFLGTLLFWIALGLFSVLALLQGMAAA
- the hemH gene encoding ferrochelatase; its protein translation is MTTKTGILLVNLGTPAAPTTAAVKAFLSQFLHDPRVVDLPRYLWCPLLHFIILPTRSPKVAKLYQQVWTEQGSPLMVISKQQRAALEQELKREGVEVPVELAMTYGSPSVNDGWQALKAKGVNRVILLPLYPQYSVSTTASVFDAWGKAMKRERNLPVVRLIRDYHAHPEYIQALAMSVRRHWEQHGQGDHLLMSFHGIPERYENEGDPYGHQCRHTASLLAEALGLEAGQWTASFQSRFGKEEWLKPYTDVTIAGLPAAGVKRLDVICPAFAADCLETLEEIQVQNREIFMEAGGERFEYIPALNSDQAHIRMMVSLICRELA